ACCACCCTCTCAGGCCGGCTACCCGTCGTCGGCTTGGTGGGCCGTTACCCCACCAACTACCTGATGGGCCGCGGGCCCCTCCTCCGGCGGGGCAAACGCCCCTTTCCTCCACCAACTTGCGTTGGTGGAGCGTATGGGGTATTAGCCAGGGTTTCCCCTGGTTATCCCCCTCCGGAGGGCAGGTTACCCACGTGTTACTCACCCGTCCGCCGCTGGGTACTCCTCCCCAAAGGGAAGTTTCCCCCGCACGACTTGCATGTGTTAGGCACGCCGCCAGCGTTCACCCTGAGCCAGGATCAAACCCTTCATATAAGATTCGATCCAGGCTCAATGAAATTGGGGGCTGCTATCCATATTTCAATGACCCGGAATCAAAAACCTTGAAGTTTACTTCAACTCTGGAGTACGTAACTTCTCTTTTTGGGTTCTATTCTTTTTTTCGCTTTTTGAAGACCCCTCTTCTCAACGTCGCCGAGATTAATGATAGCATCCCTTCCACACCTGTTCAATTAAGGAAAAGATAAGGTAAAGTTACGCTAAGGTTAATCCGGTATCTCCAGGGAAGGTGGATCCACCAAAACTACAGGATTTAATCCCAGCACTCTTGAAAACTTCTCTACCTTTGAAAGAGTCGCCTCCGCATCGCTCGTTTTTACCACCAGATGATGCCGATAAAACCCTTTCAATTTGAAGACCCAGTGTTCAACAGGACCAAGAACTTCTTCACCGGCGAGGGATTCCTTCAGAGTCATCAAGAGTTTCTTTCCCTGGTCTGGATCCTTCGATCTCAGCGCAACATGGATCAGGTGTCTGTAGGGAGGATAGCCCAAAATTTTCCTTCTTTCGAGTTCCTTTCCGTAGAACCCTTCCACGTCTTCTTTTATTGCCCTCACGATCACCTCTTCGTCCGGATTGTAGGTTTGAAGAACGGCTTTTCCCGTTCCCCTTCTGGACGCTCTTCCGAACACCTGTACAATCAACTGAAACGCCCTTAACGAAGCCGAAAAGTCCGGCAAGAAGATAAGAGAGTCGACATCCAGCACACACACAAGACCGATTTCCGGTACATCAAAACTCTTCGTTATCATCCTGGTTCCAACAAGAATATCTATCTCCCCGGAGATCAACTTGTTTATGTAATTTTCCACCTCCATGATGTCCTCGACAACCTCTCGGTCTATTCTCTTCACCCTCCTATCCGGAAAATACCTCTGCAACTCCCGCTCAATTTTCTCTGTGCCGGCTCCTCGCCCGGAGAGTCTTCCACCACAGATAGGGCATCCCTCTAAAAGCTTGTACTCCCTTCCACACTGATGACACTTCAAGGAATTGGAATCCAAGTGATAAACAAGGGACACGTCACAGTCCTTACACTTCAAAACATAGCCACAGGTTTCGCACTGAACCCTTCCCCAGTATCCCTTTCTCCTCACATAAACGAGTACTCTTCGTCCCTTCTTCAAGGTTTCTTCCATTCGATCGAGAGTTCTCTTCGCGAAGCTGCCTATTTTCTCTTCCTCCCTCATGTCAACGACCTCTATCGATATGTCCGCGTGTTTTCTTACGAAGCTGAACATTTTGATCTTCCCCTCTTTTACCTCTCTGTAGGTCTTCAAATCTGGGGTAGCAGAAGACAACACCAGAGGAACTCCAAATATTTTGGAGATCTCCCTTGCCACCTCAACAGCATCGTAGGAGGGAGAAGAGTACTGATAAAGACTCTCATCGTGTTCTTCGTCAACTATTACCAGGGAGAGGTTTTTGATCGGAACAAACACAGCACTCCTTGTGCCAAGCAAGACATCGATCTTTCCTTCAACGGCCCTGTACCATTCCAGGTTCTTCCTTGCCTTCGGAAGGTAGCTGTGATATATACCCGTTTTCATCCTCGGAAACAGCCCCTTCAAGCGAGAAAGCAAATGCATGAGGATGGAAACCTCAGGCACCAGAAACAGAACGGTTCCCTTTCTGGAATAATCACCAGCAAGTTCGAGCAACGCTTCGGTCTTTCCGCTTCCTGCAGGTCCAAAAAAGAGGTTCGTGCTAGAAAGCTCTCCTTCAAAAGTTGTTCGATGGAGCCTCTTCTTCGGTGGAACATCTTGATGCAACACTTCTATTATCCCCTTTTCCTGGAGAGCCTCGATCACGCTCTTCGAGATTTCCAGATCTTTCAGAAGGTCCTCTAGAGGTGCTCCGTTGTTGAATTGAAGGTACTCTACAACCATCTTTTGTTTCAGCGTTAGTGGTTTTTGAAGCAGCCCTGAGATGGATGCTCTTAGGAAAACTCTTTTTTTCAAGCGCGGTCTGGGTTCTTTTATGTAGAAGCCCTTTTCGAGTTTCACAAGTCCCCTTTTCAACATCTCTTTTAAAGTTTTCTCTCCCCTGGATTTCACAAAATCGGAAAGCGTCATTTCTTCAAAATCGAGTAAGGGACTTTGTGAGACCACTTTTTCTGTTCTGTAATCGTCGAGCCCCGGGGGAAAGAAGAGATCGAACACCATGCCTATCGGTGAACCGAATCTTCTCGATACCCATTTTGCTATCTCTACATGCTTTTCACTCAAAAAGCTTTTTCCATCTCTTTCCTTCACAGTGAAGGAATCTCCCCAGGATGTGGACGATCCCAGTACATAGCATTTCACCGTATTTCCTCTCCAGTTGATCCAAACTCTCTCACCTGGCTCCAGTGTTTCTTCCGAGAAAACACAGATCGTCTTTCTTGTCCCCGATATCGCCACCTCGTAGTGCATTACAGTTCCTCCAGTTCTTTGAAACCCTCTCCCAGAGCCTGTCTCACTTCCTTGATTATAACGAAAGCTCTCGGGTCTGTCTTCCTTATGAATCTGATCAACTCGTTCAATTCTCTCCTTCTGACCACCACGAGCAGTATCTTTCTTTCTTTACCTGTGTAAGCTCCTTCCGCGGGAACGTAGGTAGCCCCCCTCCGAAGTTCGTAGAGAACGAAATCTTTTATCTCTTCTGACTTTTCAGAAATGATGGTTACCTCACTCGATTGTTCTATTCCCCTCAACATGAAGTCCACCATTATACCGTTTAATATCACGCCGAGTAGAGCGTACATTCCCGCCCTCGCACTGAACGCAACGCCTGCCAAAGCCGCTATGGTGAAGTCCACCATCAACAGACCCATCCCCATGGAGATCCAGAAGTACTTGTTCAGGATCCTCGCAATGATGTCCGTCCCCCCCGTGGAAGAATTCTGAGAAAACGTTATGGCAAGCCCCAGAGCAGTGAGCAATGTGCCGAAGGAGACCGCGAGGAACAGATCGTCCCCCGTGTATTTAGGCACAGGAAGTAGGCGATCGAACAGATCCACGAAGAAGTTGAAAACAAAAGTGCAGTAAATCGTCTTAGCGCTGAAGTCGAACCCCACGGTGAGAAAGGCAATAAGAAAGAGCAGTCCGTTCAGGATGTACATCCAGATTCCCACTGGAAGTGGAAGAAGGTGGTGAAGTATCATCGAAAGGCCACTTACACCACCGGCAGCTATGTTGTTTGGTATCAGGAACACCGTCACACCAGCAGCGGTGACCAAAGTACCAAGAGTACTGAGAACGTACTCCCTGATCTTTTCTATCAACTTTGCCCACCTCCTCAAGAGAAGGTCACAGGGAGGAAGAGGAAACGAACACCTTTCCTCCTACGGGGACTTTCAGGATCTCTGCGACGAAATCACACTTGGCGGTCAGAAGGAAGAAGAAGTTCTCTCTTTCTTCCTCGTAAAGCCCTTCAAAATTTCCCTGACCTTTGGAAATAACGAGATCCGCCTCGAAAAACATCTTCCTGAACTCCTGCGTGGCATTGTCCAAGATTACGCCAGGTTCTTCCACGCCAGAGCTGATCACGGTGGCAACTTCTTCCAACCCGATTTGCTTTGCATCGTCAATGGTGGCATCGTTGATTATTGGCTTTTCGCGAACGGCCACCACCACCTCAAGCGAAGGGTTCTGCATCTTCATGATCTCTATGAAGAACTTATCGAAGACGATCTCTCCAGTATTGTCCGCAATATAGAAAAGCATGGAAGCACTCTCAAGAGCGCTTCTGAACTCTTCAAAATTTTCCCTATCGAAAGGTCTCTCATAAGCTTCATGCAGTTTTTCAAAGGCGTCCTCTATTTTCCAGCCCGGGATACCAAGATCTATCAAATTCCCGGAGACCGCCAGCTTCGCAGCGGAGTACACAGGGTCGGGAGAGTTCGAAATCTCCGCCCTGAACATCTCGACGATCTTCTGAGCTATTTCATTCGATCTTCTCTTCTCTTCTTTGAACGGATCTTCTTCCTTCACGTACTCCATGATGAACCTGTGGACCTCTCCGTTGACCTCTAGAGGTTTCATTCCCCACCTCATTTCGCTCATAATTCTGAAAATCTCCCGGAATATCACCCATCTTTTCTCAGGGGAACTGATGGTTTTCCTCAGAAGATTCTCAGCCTGCCTGAGACTGCATATCAGGCACCTCTCATCCGCCCTCAGATACCTCATCGTCGACCTCCTCCAGTTTCCTGCTCACAAGATCGATCAGATCCTTCACCTTGCGAAGACCTTCGAGTTCTTCGTCCTCTATTCTTATGGCGAACTCATCCTCAAAGAACATAACAAGGTCTATTACGTCAAGTGAATCGAAACCAAGCTCATCAAAGGAAGCTTCTTCATCGATCGTCTCCAGGTCCTTTCCTATCTTTTCCGAAACTATCTCTACGAACTTTGCCAAAAGCTCTTCTCTCTCCAAGGCCATCCCCCCTAAGAATCCTACCACAAATTTTAAAGGGGGCCGAAGCCCCCTCTCGTTAGAACAGATGAATGTGTTTGAAAATGGAAACTGCTATCACCGAAACCACCGACATGATCTTTATGAGAATATCAAGCGATGGTCCCACTGTATCCTTGAGGGGATCACCCACT
This window of the Thermotoga sp. genome carries:
- the priA gene encoding primosomal protein N' gives rise to the protein MHYEVAISGTRKTICVFSEETLEPGERVWINWRGNTVKCYVLGSSTSWGDSFTVKERDGKSFLSEKHVEIAKWVSRRFGSPIGMVFDLFFPPGLDDYRTEKVVSQSPLLDFEEMTLSDFVKSRGEKTLKEMLKRGLVKLEKGFYIKEPRPRLKKRVFLRASISGLLQKPLTLKQKMVVEYLQFNNGAPLEDLLKDLEISKSVIEALQEKGIIEVLHQDVPPKKRLHRTTFEGELSSTNLFFGPAGSGKTEALLELAGDYSRKGTVLFLVPEVSILMHLLSRLKGLFPRMKTGIYHSYLPKARKNLEWYRAVEGKIDVLLGTRSAVFVPIKNLSLVIVDEEHDESLYQYSSPSYDAVEVAREISKIFGVPLVLSSATPDLKTYREVKEGKIKMFSFVRKHADISIEVVDMREEEKIGSFAKRTLDRMEETLKKGRRVLVYVRRKGYWGRVQCETCGYVLKCKDCDVSLVYHLDSNSLKCHQCGREYKLLEGCPICGGRLSGRGAGTEKIERELQRYFPDRRVKRIDREVVEDIMEVENYINKLISGEIDILVGTRMITKSFDVPEIGLVCVLDVDSLIFLPDFSASLRAFQLIVQVFGRASRRGTGKAVLQTYNPDEEVIVRAIKEDVEGFYGKELERRKILGYPPYRHLIHVALRSKDPDQGKKLLMTLKESLAGEEVLGPVEHWVFKLKGFYRHHLVVKTSDAEATLSKVEKFSRVLGLNPVVLVDPPSLEIPD
- a CDS encoding YitT family protein, with amino-acid sequence MIEKIREYVLSTLGTLVTAAGVTVFLIPNNIAAGGVSGLSMILHHLLPLPVGIWMYILNGLLFLIAFLTVGFDFSAKTIYCTFVFNFFVDLFDRLLPVPKYTGDDLFLAVSFGTLLTALGLAITFSQNSSTGGTDIIARILNKYFWISMGMGLLMVDFTIAALAGVAFSARAGMYALLGVILNGIMVDFMLRGIEQSSEVTIISEKSEEIKDFVLYELRRGATYVPAEGAYTGKERKILLVVVRRRELNELIRFIRKTDPRAFVIIKEVRQALGEGFKELEEL
- a CDS encoding DUF89 domain-containing protein, which codes for MRYLRADERCLICSLRQAENLLRKTISSPEKRWVIFREIFRIMSEMRWGMKPLEVNGEVHRFIMEYVKEEDPFKEEKRRSNEIAQKIVEMFRAEISNSPDPVYSAAKLAVSGNLIDLGIPGWKIEDAFEKLHEAYERPFDRENFEEFRSALESASMLFYIADNTGEIVFDKFFIEIMKMQNPSLEVVVAVREKPIINDATIDDAKQIGLEEVATVISSGVEEPGVILDNATQEFRKMFFEADLVISKGQGNFEGLYEEERENFFFLLTAKCDFVAEILKVPVGGKVFVSSSSL
- a CDS encoding acyl carrier protein gives rise to the protein MEREELLAKFVEIVSEKIGKDLETIDEEASFDELGFDSLDVIDLVMFFEDEFAIRIEDEELEGLRKVKDLIDLVSRKLEEVDDEVSEGG